The following are encoded together in the Nitrosopumilus sp. b3 genome:
- a CDS encoding DUF432 domain-containing protein, translating into MGDSENVFSTYGLYTIKEKAEFSFIGVTIKIEKIGEHVYSYYRKDTEDNLLKKVIPVTSSELTIEISPIRPLNYPAKRAAHVYLDFETPIFLSEGSAASVFVRCPVEIGIFLVHDGHKDSLDWVDCKPFNSRFCLYGSPESGTLCKYAPSEIVDSYDDSTPFTDGILKVDLKNDLEKGLTISKIVFAANDVSVYYKNSKAMFDSLKVVLKKKLTLEILDVTTQPIETDWIKSPTFEKVESIKRVDMGIE; encoded by the coding sequence ATGGGTGATTCTGAAAATGTTTTTTCTACTTATGGGCTTTACACAATTAAAGAAAAAGCAGAGTTTTCATTTATTGGAGTTACAATAAAAATTGAGAAAATTGGCGAACATGTTTATTCATATTATAGAAAAGACACTGAAGATAATCTTCTTAAAAAAGTTATTCCTGTCACATCATCTGAACTAACTATTGAAATATCTCCAATAAGACCACTGAATTATCCTGCTAAACGAGCCGCACATGTGTATCTGGATTTTGAAACCCCTATTTTTTTATCAGAAGGCTCTGCAGCAAGCGTTTTTGTTAGATGTCCTGTTGAAATTGGTATCTTTCTAGTTCATGATGGACACAAGGATTCACTAGATTGGGTTGATTGTAAACCATTCAATTCCCGTTTTTGTCTATATGGTTCTCCTGAATCTGGAACTCTTTGTAAATATGCTCCATCAGAAATAGTCGATTCATATGATGATTCTACTCCGTTTACCGATGGGATTTTAAAAGTTGATCTTAAAAATGATTTAGAAAAAGGATTGACGATTTCTAAAATTGTCTTTGCCGCCAATGATGTCTCTGTATATTATAAAAACTCAAAAGCAATGTTTGATTCCCTAAAAGTTGTGTTAAAGAAAAAACTCACTCTTGAAATTCTTGATGTTACAACTCAACCAATTGAAACAGATTGGATAAAATCCCCAACATTTGAAAAAGTTGAAAGCATTAAACGCGTGGATATGGGTATTGAATAA